The DNA segment TCGCGGCCACCGGTGGGACAGAACGCCATTCACTCGTCCTCGAACACGCGATGCGCCCGATGTTCTCCTACCTGCACGCCATCGTCGCGCCGACCGGTGTCTACGCCGCGACGGCCGACTTCGGTGGACAGCGGGAGGCTGCGGACCTCACCGCGCGAATCGCCAAGGCGGCGTCGGACTTCGTCCGCCTGCTGCAGGCGTGCGGCGCCCGTACCCGCCGCGACGTGTTCACCGAGGAACTGACCGAGATGCAGCGCCTCCTCGGCTCGTCCCAGCCGCACGGCGACGGGACGGTCGAGGACTGACCGCCTCAGTCAGCGCTGGGGCTTGACCGCGGCGTGCAGCGCGACGATGCCGCCGGTCAGATTGCGCCAGCGCACCTGCGACCAGCCCGCGTCGGCGATGCGCTGTGCCAGACCGTCCTGGTCGGGCCAGGCGCGGATCGACTCGGCCAGATAGACGTAGGCGTCGGGATTGGACGCCACCGCGCGCGCCATCCGCGGCAGCGCCTTCATCAGGTACTCCTTGTAGAGAGTGGCGAAGGCGCGGTTGGTGGGCGTGGAGAACTCGCACACCACCAGACGTCCGCCCGGCCGCGTCACCCGTGCCATCTCCTTCAGGCCCGCGACGTGGTCGACGACGTTGCGCAGGCCGAAGCTGATGGTCACCGCGTCGAACGATTCGTCGGCGAACGGCAGTTTGGTCGCATCGCCGGCCACCTTCGGCACGGCGCGCTGACGACCCGCCGAGAGCATGCCGACCGAGAAGTCCGCGGCCACGCACCAGGCGCCCGAGGCGGCGAGTTCGACCGTCGACACCGCGGTCCCCGCCGCCAGGTCGAGCACCTTGTCGCCGGGGCCGATGCCGAGCGCCGACCGCGTCTCGCGCCGCCAGAACCGGTCCTGGCCCAACGAGAGCACGGTGTTGGTGAGGTCGTAGCGGCGTGCCACCGCGTCGAACATCGACGCGACCTCGTGGGGGTTCTTGTCCAACGTCGCCCGGCTCACGACGCCGACGCTACCTGTGAATCTGCGGTCAGCGGGAATGGGGGACGCCGGGAGTGCCCTTGTAGCCCGTATGAGCGGAAAAGTCTGGTTCATCACTGGTACCTCGCGCGGATTCGGCCGGGAGTGGGCGATCGCCGCGCTCGAACGAGGTGACCGCGTCGCCGCGACGGCGCGCGACACCGCGACGCTGAGCGATCTCGTCGAGAAGTTCGGCGACGCGCTGCTGCCCTTGACGCTCGACGTCACCGACCGCGACGCCGACTTCGCGGCGGTCAAACAGGCCCACGACCACTTCGGGCGCCTGGACATCGTCGTCAACAACGCCGGCTACGGCCAGTTCGGTTTCATCGAGGAGCTCTCCGAGCAGGAGGCGCGCGACCAGATCGAGACGAACGTGTTCGGCGCGCTGTGGATCACCCAGGCGGCGCTGCCGTACCTGCGCGCTCAGCGCAGCGGCCACATCGTGCAGGTGTCGTCGATCGGTGGGATCAGCGCTTTCCCCAACGTCGGGATCTATCACGCGTCGAAGTGGGCGCTCGAGGGGTTCTCGCAGGCCCTGGCGCAGGAGGTCGCGTCGTTCGGGGTGCACGTCACGCTGATCGAGCCGGGCGGGTTCTCCACCGACTGGGCCGGCCCGTCGGCCAAGCATGCGACCCCGCTGCCCGACTACGCGCAGATCCACGAGGAGGCCGATCGTGCGCGCAGCCAGCGCTCGGCCACACCGGGCGATCCGAAGGCGTCGGCCGGCGCGATCCTCAAGGTCGTCGACGCCGAGAATCCCCCGCTGCGGGTGTTCTTCGGTGCGGGACCGCTGTCGATTGCGAAGGCCGACTACGAGAACCGGCTCAAGACGTGGGAAGAGTGGCAGCCGGTCGCCGTGGAGGCGCAGGGTTAGCCCGCCTTGCGCGCGCTCGTGAGCTGCGCGAGCGTGCGCAAAGAGATGCCTGCGCGCGGCGTGTCGCGAAGCAGACACGCACGCTCGCGGTGCGGGGTGAGTCAGGGTCAGGCGGCGCGCAGGCGGCGCTGTCCGAGCACCGCCTCGTAATGCCCGAGTAGTTCGTCGCAGATCGCCGGCCAGGTGCGGCCGAGCACGCTGCGCCGGGCGGCGACGGAATAGCGTTGCCGCTCGGCGATCAGGTGGTCGACGGATTCGCTGAGCCGGGCCTCGAAGTCGGCCACGTCCAGCAGGAGCCCGGTGCGGTACGGCGCGACCAGATCGCGGGGCCCGCCGGCGTTCGGGGCGATCACCGGCAGCCCGGAGGCCATCGCCTCCTGCACGGCCTGGCAGAACGTCTCGTGCTCACCGGGGTGGACGAACACGTCCATGCTGGAGTAGGCGGCCGCGAGCGCATCGCCGTACAGCGCTCCGGTGAAAATCGCTGTCGGCATGGCGGATTCGAGCTTGCCGCGGTCGATGCCGTCCCCGACGACGACCACCTGGAGATCGTCGCGCGCACTCAGCGCCGCCAACCGTTCGACGTGCTTCTCCGGCGCCAACCGCCCGACGAACCCGACGATCGGCTTGCCGTCCGGGGACCACCGCAGGCGTAGATCGAGGTCGCGGGCCGACGGCGCGAACCCGGTGACGTCCACGCCGCGCGCCCAGCGGTGCACCCGCGGGACGCCGTGCGCCTCGAGGTTCTCCATCGCCGAGGTCGACGGCGCAAGCGTGCGGTCGGCCCGGCTGTGCAGGTGCCGCGTCCACGCCCACGCGGCGCGCGACGCCGCCCCGATGCCGTAGCTCTGCGCGAAACCGGCGACGTCGGTCTGGAACACCGCGACCGTCGGCACCCCGAGATGACGCGCGGCGTGCAGACCGCCGTAACCGAGCAGCGCCGGCGACGCCAGGTGCACGACGTCCGGGTCGAATCCACGCAGCACCCCGACCATGCGGGGCCGCGGCACGCCCAGCGGCAGTGAGGTCACCTTCGGGAACATCCGCGAGGGCACGCGGTGCACCCGCACCCCGTCGTGCACCCGCTCGGCCGGCGATTCACCACGCGGGGTGTCCGGGGCGATGACGATGACCTCGTGGCCGGTGCGGCGCAGATGCTCCAGCACGCGGAGCACCGAGTTGGTGACGCCGTTGACGTTGGGGAGGAAGGACTCTGCGACGATCGCAACGCGCACGGCCGAAGCCTCGCAGCCCAAACTGTCGACCAGGTTGCGCGCCGGAATACGCGACGCGAAGATCCGGCGCGGTACGGTTTGCCTGTGCGGATCTGGATCACGCTGGTCGCGGCGGTGCTGCTGCTGGTGACCGTCGGCTGCACGCGTGAGATCACCGGCGCCGCCCGGCTCGACCCCAATCAGCCCCGCACCGCGATCACCGAGGACGGCTACGGCATCCTCGTCGGCGATCCCGAGGCGTCGGCGCAGATCGAGGTGTTCACCGAACCGCAATGCCCGCACTGCGCCACCCTGCAGGCCGACTACGGCCGCGAGATGGCCAGCTACATAAGCCTCGGTCAACTGGCCGTCACCTACCGGCCCGTGACATTCCTCGACCAGGACGGTGACCACTCCGCGCGGGTGAGCAACGCGATGTTCGCCGCCGCCGAGGCAGCGCCGCGGGCCGTGGCATTCCAGGCGTTCGTCGAGGATCTGTGGGCCCACCAGCAGCCCGGCGGCAACGGGCCGTCCGACACCGAGATGGCGGACATGGCCCAGGAGAGCGGGATACCGGCCCCGGGCGTGCAGGCCGTCGCCGGCGGCAGCGTGGCCGTCGACACCGCTGACATGTCCGACCTCAACATCGGACTGCTCGCCGAGCTGAACTCCTACCAGGTCGCCACCCCAACGGTGTACAACCTCAACACCGACGAGGTGCTCGACATCTACGACGAGAACTGGCTGGCGAAGCTGATCTCGACGATCTAGCCGCCACTACGGACGAAGTGCCACGCGAATGCAGTTGTCCTGCTTGTTCTTGAACATGTCGTAGGCGCGCACACCCTGTTCGAGCGGCAGGTCGTGGGTGATGAGCTTCGCCGGGTCGAGGTCGCCCTGCTCGACGTAGTCGAACAGCCGCGCCATGTACCGCTGACCGTGCTGCTGCGCCGATTTCAGCGTCAGCCCCTTGTTCGTCACCACACCCATCGGGAACTTGTCGGTCAGCCCGTAGACCCCCAGCACCGACACCACACCGCCTTTGCGGCACGCCAGGATCGCCTGGCGCAGCGCGCTCGCCCGGTCGGTCTCCAGGCGCAGCAGCTGCTTGGCCCGGTCATAGACCTGTTGCAGACCGGTGCTGTGGCCCTCCATGCCGACCGCGTCGATACACGCGTCCGGGCCGCGGCCACCGGTCATCTCGCGCAGAGATTCCTGCACGCTGTCGGCGGACCCGTAATCGATGGTCTCCACACCGAATTCGCGAGCCAGCGACAGCCGCTCGGGGAAGCGGTCGATGACGATGGCGCGTTCGGCGCCGAGCAGCAGTGCACTCTTGGCCGCCATCAGCCCCACTCCCCCGGCACCCCACACCGCGACGGTGTCACCGGCGCTGACGTCGCAGAAGTCCGCGCCCATGAACCCGGTCGGCACGGCGTCGGACAGGAACAGCGCCTGCTCGTCGGTGATGTCGCCGGGAATCGGGAAGCAGTTCGTGTCGCCGAACGGCACGCGAACGAACTGCGCGTGCGATCCGGCGTAGCCGCCGAACGGATGCGTGTACCCGTAGATGCCGCCGGACGGATAACCCAGAAGGGGTTGCTGCAGTTCGGCGTTCGGGTTGGTGGTGTCACAGCACGAATACAGTTCGTGGTCGCAGTACCAGCACCGGTTGCAGCCGATGAACGACGGGACGACGACGCGGTCGCCGACCTTGACGTCACGGACCTCACGCCCGATTTCGACGATCTCGCCCATGAATTCGTGGCCGAAGACGTCACCCTCCCGCATGCCGGGCAGGTAACCGTCGATGAAGTGCAGATCGGATCCGCAGGTCGTGGTCAGCGTGACCTTGAGGATGACGTCGTGCGGGTTGATGATCTCGGGGTCGTCGACCGTCTCCACGGACAGGTTGTTGACGCCGTTCCAGCACAGTGCGCGCATGAGTGGACTTCCTTACCGCGCGGACGGGCGCGCGCTCGGGTTGTTTCGGATGGTCGGCACCTCGCCGGTCTGCAGCAGGGCCCGGCAGCGGTAGAGCACCTTGAACGCCAGCGCGCCGGAGAGCAGATCGGGGGCGGACGTCTTGGTCCGCAGGGTGACCTCGGTGCCGAGGTGGTTGGGTGCGGGCCGGAAGCTGACGAGGATCTCGTTGCCGTCCTCGCCGGTGAAGCGGATGCCCCCGTTGTCGGTGTGGACCGTCGACTCCCACGTCGTCTCGACCGGACCGGCGTGCAGGTTCCACCGGTAGCGGTCGGGTCCGGTGTTCTCGACGTCGCCGAGTTCGCCGAGCACGACCGACATCCGTCGCGCGTCGCGCCACAGTTCCTCGACTTCGACGACGTCGGCGTTGATCGTGACCGTCTGGCCGTTGCTCGCATCGGTCGGCGTCTTGTCGGGCATCTTGTCGCTGACCACGTTGGCCACGTTTGCGGCCAGGCTGGTGGCCCGGTCCTTGGCCGCGTCCAGAATCGACATGTGGGCTCCCTCCGTCGCGCGGGGCGATACCCGGCGGGGGGACGGCCAAACGCGTCAGACCGGCTCGGGCTCCGGGGCCAGCCGCTTCTGCAGGACCGCCAGCCCGATCAGCGCGCCGCCGGCGATCAGCCAGCCGACGACCGCGATCGACCCGGCCGGGATGATCGCCAGCGAGGCGTTGCGGTCGCGCACTCGCACGAGGTCGGGGTTGTTGCGGTCGTACTCGACGTAGATCCGCATCCCCGTCTCCAGCTCGGACGGGTACAGCACGCCCAGTTCCGGGCGGTACGTGATGCGGTCGGGGGTGACGAACTCGATGGTCGATCGCCGGGGTCCGGCGCTGAGCACCGTCGCCTCGGCGACGCCCATGTGGCGTTCGATCTGGCGGTCGTTGCGCCATGCGCCGATCACCATCAGCGTGGACTGCAGGGTCACCAGACACGCCGCGATGATGATGCCGATCCGCACCCGGCGGATGATCCGCTCGGACCGCGTCTCGTCGCCGTCACCCCACAGGTGCGGGATCACCACCCGGCGGATCGCCGCCAACCGTTCGGCCGATCTCACAGCGCGGCCTTGATGGCGGCGTGCAGCGCGCGCAGCGACGACCTGTCGGCTTTCACCTCCAGCACGCGCATCCCCTGGTGCGGTTCGTCGAGCGCCTCGGCGAGCTGGCCGACCTCGATCTGACGATTCTCCACGTGGTAGGCCCGGCACAGCGCGCCGACGTCCACATCGTGCGGGGTGCCGAACACCCGCGACGACACGTCGCTGAACCGCGGATCGCCCTGTTCGAGCAGTTCGAAGATGCCCCCGCCGTTGTCATTGGACACCACGATCGTCAGGTCGCGCGGGGTCGGCTCGGTGGGCCCGATCAGCAGGCCCGAGCTGTCGTGGACGAACGTCAGGTCACCCATCAGCGCGACCGTGCGTCCGCCGGTGTGGTCGTGGGCCAGTGCCGCGCCGATCGCCGTCGACACCGTCCCGTCGATCCCCGCGACGCCGCGGTTGGAGCGCACCTGCACACCGTGCGGGGTGAACCCGACCAGCGCGGCGTCGCGGACCGGGTTGCTCGCGCCCAGCACCAGCTGATCGCCCGGCCGCATGGCGTCGGCCACCGCGGCGGCGACGTGCAGACCGGTGGTCAGCGGATGCGCGGCGAGCTGTCCGCGCACCGCGGCGACGGCGTGGGCATTGGCCTCGGCGCAGCGCCGCAGCCAGGCCGGGTCGGGGGTGCCGCTGGTCACCGCGCGGGTGCCGGTGGCCTGCGAGTTCCCGCTCACATCGGGCCAGCGCGGCCCGGTGGTCAACGCGTACGCCGGCACCGACGGGTCGGCCAGCAGCGCCGAAACCGGCCGGTGCAGCGTCGGGCGGCCGAGCATGATGACCTGCCTCGGCCGCAGCAGCCGCAACGCCAGCGGGTGCAGCGGATTGGCCGCGGGCGGCGCTGTCGGTTCGGCGACCGTCGGCAGGTCCGCGAGGTTCGGGTGCACGCCGGCACCGTGGCCGGCGATCACCACGGTGTCCGGGGTGACGTCGATGTCGACCGGCTGGTCGAACATCACCGGCGGGGTGTAGGTCCACGGCTTGCCGTCCGGCCGTCCCGGCGGGCAGGAGCCGTCGTCGTCGAACGTGGGCACCAGCGGTTCGCGCAGCGGGATGTCGAACTGCACCGGTCCGGCGTTGGCGCTGCGAGAACCCGTGGCGGCCACCAGGACTCGGCAGGTCGCCGATCGCCACTGACCGTTGAGCGACGTCAGGTCGCCCGGGCCGCCTGCGCTCAATTCCGGGGCGAGGCCCAGGCTGATGTTGGCGCGGACCTGGTTGCCGAAGTAGCCGAGCTGCTCGAAGGTCTGGTTGGCGCCGGTGCCCAGCAGTTCGTAGGGCCGGTTGGCGCTGAGCACCACCAGCGGCACCCGCGCGTAGTTGGCCTCGACGACGGCCGGGCCCAGGTTGGCGACCGCGGTGCCCGAGGTCATCGCGATGCACACCGGGGCGCGCTCGGCGACCGCCAGCCCGATGGCGAGGAATCCGGCGGTGCGTTCGTCGATACGCACGTGCAGCCGCAACCGGCCCGCGCGGTCGGCGTCGGCCAGCGCGAACGCCAGCGGCGCGTTGCGTGATCCCGGACACAGCACGACGTCGCGCACGCCGCCGCGAACGAGTTCGTCGACGACGACACGCGCCTGTGCCGTCGAGGGGTTCATCGCTACAGGATATCGGCGAAGAATTTCAGCGCCGCGGCGTTGACTTCCTGCGGCTTCTCGATGAAGCCGAGGTGGCCGGCGTCGGCGATCTCCAGATAACGCCCGTGCGGCAACGCGTCGGCGACCTCCTTGCCCAGGTGCGCGGGCAGCAGGACGTCGTCGGCGAACCCGATCACCAGCGTGGGTATGCGGATGCTGCGGTAAGCGGGCAATCGGTTGTCCTTCGGCCCGACATCGCCCTGGGCCAGCAGGCCGGGTGTGTGTTTGGTCGGCCACATCGTGAACATGTCGAGCCAGTCGCCGATCGCCCGGTCGTCGTTGATGGTCTTGGGCGAGAAGTTCTCCAACACACGCACTTTCGCGTCGTAACGCGGCGGCAGGTCGATCCCGGCGGCGATCAGCTCCTTCTCGGCCTGGCCGAAGAACTGGCGGGCGCGGTCGTGGCGGCCGCGGGTGGCCATCAGCACCGCCGAGCGCACGAGTTCCGGGCGGGCGAGCATGAGTTCCTGCGCGATGTAGGAGCCCATCGACACCGCCACGATCCGCACGGGTGCCGCGTCCAGCTTCTCGATCAGCGCGATGGTGTCGGCGACCATCTGTTCGACGCCGAAGCCCTCGGCGTTCTCGGTGGCGCCGACGCCGCGGTTGTCGAAGGTGATGGCGCGATAACCGTTGCGCACGAACTCGGGAACCTGGTGCAGGTGCCACGTGCGGCCGGCGCCGCCGCGACCGGCGATGAACAGCACCGGGATGCCACTGCCGCGATCGTCGTAAGCGAGATTCACGCCCCCGACGCTACTTGAGGGCGGTTTCGGTGTAGTTGGTCGCGCCCTGCGCGATCAATCACACCGAAATCACGGCACTTCGGTGAAGGCCAGGATCGGGATGGTGCGGCCCTGGGTGAGCTTCTCATAGTCGGCGTAGCTGGGAATCCAGTTCTTGGCCAGCTCCCACAACCGGTCCCGTTCCGGGCCCGTGACCTCTTCGCCGACGAACGTGCCCTCGTAGCCGCCTGCGGTCAACGTGACGCGGGGCTGCTTCTTGACGTTGTGGTACCAGGCCGGATGACGGCGGCCGCCGTAGTTCGAGGCGACGACAATCACCCGGCTGCCGTCGGTGAAGTAGGTCAGCGGCGTCACCCGCTTTTCGCCGGTTCTCGCGCCGGTCGAGGTGAGCAGCAGCTCCGGGGTGACCATCGCGGAGGACACCCGGCCGCCGGACAGGCGCAGCAGCGGCGGGTCGATGCGCGGCACGATGTGACGTACCAGATACCGCACCGGCCGGGGCCGCAGCAGCCGCGCGCCCACCTTCAGCATCGGCGAGCCGGCGGTCGGATCCACCTCGGGTATGCCCATCGGGCGATCTTATGCAGACCTGACGCGACGCCCGCGGGTCCGGACCGCTTGCAGCGCGGCGTTCCACAGCAGCAGCGTCGACGGGCCGAGCTGGCGGTGGGTGACGAAGGTGTCCTTGCCGAGCGCCGCGGTGGCGGCAGCCTTCGTGGCGGCCGACGCCTTCGACAGGTGGCCGGAGTCGAACGGCGGCCGCGGGTCGTATTCGAGGATGAGCTGGGTCACCTTGGCGTGCGGCTCACCGGCGATCTGCGCGGCCAGCCACATCGCGAGGTCGATGCCGGCGGACACGCCCGCGGCGGTGACGACCTTGCCGTCCCGCACCACCCGCTCGTCGCCGACGGCGGTGACGCCGAACGGCTTGAGCAGGGACAGGGCCATCCAGTGGGAGGTGGCGCGCTTGCCGTCGAGCACCCCGGCCGCGGCGAGGATGACCGAGCCCGTGCACACCGACGTCGTCCACGTGGTCGTGGCGTGGGCGGTGCGGATCCAGGCGAGCAACGTGTCGTCGCGCGCGTGCTCGGTGGATGTGGGGCCACCGGGCACCAGCAGGACGTCCGGTGACGGGGTCTCGTCGAACGAGTGGGTGGCGCCGACGACGAGGACGCCTGAATCGGCGGTGACGGGTCCGGGTTCGTGCCAGACGAACCGGACGTCCGCGTCGGGCAGGTTGCGCAGCACCTCGTAGGGGCCGATGAAGTCGAGCGCGGTGAAGCCGGGATAGAGCACGATCGCGATCTGGGGCATGACTGTTCCTCTCAGGCGAAGGTTCTGCGGTACTGGTCGGGTGAGACGCCGAGGCGTCGGATGAAGTTGCGGCGCATGGTTTCCGCGGTGCCGAACCCGCATCGGGCGGCGATCGTGGTGACGGTGTCGTCGGTCTCCTCGAGTTGCCTCCGTGCGGCCTCGGTGCGCACGCGTTCGACGTACGCGCCGGGCGCTTCGCCGACTTCGGTGGTGAACACCCGGGTGAAGTGGCGCGGGCTCATCGCGGCCCGCTGAGCCAACTCGGCGACGCTGTGCGTGCCACCGGGTTCGGTTTCGATCGCTTCCTGCACCGCGCGGATCGGGGCGCGTTTGGCCCGCGGCATCCACACGGGCGCGGCGAACTGGGTCTGTCCGCCGGGGCGGCGCAGGTACATCACGAGCCAGCGGGCGACGGTCTGCGCGGTGTCGGTGCCGTGGTCGTCTTCGACCAGGGCCAGGGCGAGGTCGATGCCCGCGGTGACCCCGGCGGCCGTCCACACTTTCGGTGAACTGCGCACGAAGATGGGATCGGGGTCGACGGCGACGGCGGGATAGCGGTGTGCGAGCGCATCGGCGTAGGCCCAGTGGGTGGTCGCCGGGCAGCCGTCGAGCAGACCGGCTTCGGCGGCGAGAAAGGCGCCGGTGCAGACGCTGACGACGCGGCGGGTGTGGGAAGCGGCCTCGCGGACCCAGGACATGAGTTCGGTGTCGGTGACGGCGTTTCGGGTGCCGTGGCCGCCGGGGAGGACGAGCGTGTCACGTGGGGTTCGCGGGTCCGGGAGGGGTTCGGCGAGTAGGGCGAGGCCGGTGCCGGTGTGGATCGGTTGACCGTCGACGGAGGCGATGGTGACGTGATACCCGTCTTTGCCCTCGGCGGCCAGGTGGCGGGACGCGCCTGTGAAGACCTCGAACGGGCCGACGAGGTCGAGCGCCTGGATGCCGGGAAACCCGACGATCAGCACCGACTTCATGCATTCAGTGTCGGCGTGCGACGGCGTGGCGTCTACGCCATGCATCCCACAGATCAGGACATGCGGGGCGGCACCGGCTCGGAAACGCGGCCGGGGTTCGCCAGGGCACCGGTGTCACACGGTCGCAGAACGGCGACGACCCGGCCGTGGTACTCGACGGCGATCGTTTCACCGGCCGCGACCCTGTCGAAGAAGTGGGCGGCACGGACTCGCAAGTCAGTGAGCGCCACCGGCATCGGAAGCAGATCACCGGAAAGGGGGGCGGCGCACAGCTCTGCCGCCGCGCGGCCACGCCGGAGGATCTGGAACGCCTCACCGCACTCGACGCGCTGGACGTAGCGGCAGGTATCGCTGCGCAGTTGGCCGATTCCGATCGTCGTCGTCCGCACGTGGCCGCTCACGTTCACCGCACGAGCTTAGGCTTCTCACGGGTAATGAATGTTCACTTCATTGCGGCTTTTCGAATCACGAATATCGCGTCCGACCGGGTCGAAGTGACGGGATAATCACGATATGAACAGGACATCACTACAGAACTCATGGTCAGCATGAGGCACACAGATACGAATGATCAGTAACATTGCCGCCGTCACACGGCCATGAGGCTTCTTCGGCGCATCCTCGAGTGGGAGGTGTCGGTCGGAGCGGTTCTGCAGACCCTCGTGTGGTCCGCACTGCCGTACATCATCGTCGGTGTGGTCGTCGTCGGCCTCATCGCCGACGTGTGCATGTACTGACGCTCACCGCACCAACGGAGCGAGATACGTTCGCGCGTAACGACTCACCGCGTCATCATCGGTGACGTCGAGCACCGGCGTGCTCACCTGCACCAGCGACGCCGCCAACCGGATGTGCACTTCCGCAACCGCCAGCAACTCGCCGTCAGGCATCCTCGCGCCCGCCGCCCGTAGCGCCTTCGCCATCGCCGTGGCCGCACTGACGAGGAACACCCGCGCCTCGTCGAACATCCCCGATGTCGCCGTGAAGTCGCCGTCGAGTTGCAGGAACCGCCTCATCACCGGCTCACCCGTCAGCAGACGCACCCCCTCCCGGAACGCCGCGACCGCCGCCTCCTGCGGACCCGCGTCCACACGGACCGTCTGCAGCCGCGCCATCGCGTAATCGAAGGTCTGCCTGCCCAGTTCCGTGACGAGGGCATCGCGGCTGGGATACCGGCGATACAGCGTGCTCCGGCTGACGCCCGCCTGCCGCGCGATGACGTCCATACTCAGCCGGCCCACGCCGACGAGCGCGACCTCCTCCGCGGCGGCCTTGAGGATCGCCGCTTCCTGTTCCGAACGATTGGCACTGGTACGGCGCATCGGGTCAGCCCGCCGGGCAGCCGGGTGGCGGCGCAAACGACTCCAGCGCGACCGACCGGTGCAGGTGGACCAGCTTCTCGTATTCGATCCGGTTGCGGGCCAACGGAATCAGCAGCAACCTGTCCGGCAGCACGCGCCACGCCAGCTGCAGCAGGCGGGTGTACAGCTCGAACTCCCGGTCGTGGCGCGCCTGCCAGTCGAACCCCGTCATCTCACGGATCCCCGGATGCAGGATGCCGAACGAACACACCTTCACGACGCGCCCGGCGATCGGCCGCAGCAACAGCCACGGCGGGGTGAGCGCCCGGCGCACCGGCGGGGGGAGCAACAGCGTCGGCAACGGCAGTCGCGTCAGGTCCGCCGTCACCCGCCGCAGGAACGGGTTCGCGCTCAGTTCGGTGCGGACCATCGTGTCGTAGTACTCGGCCGCCTCGGCGTAGGTCGCGGGCAGCTTGGCGTTCTTCCCCGGCAGTTCGAGACCACGGAAGGCGTCGAGCAATTGCAGGTAGGCGGCGTCGCGCTCGGCGTCGGTGGGCACGATCCCCGTGCACGGGGTGAACGAGTTCAGCACCAGGAAGATACCGCTGACCGCGATCCAGTTCCACAACTTCGGGTCCAGCGCGCTGTAACGGACGTCGGCGAAATCGCCGCTGCCCTGGCCGCGCACATCGCGGTGCAGCATCTTGAGCCGGTCGGATTCGGCGACCCGGTCCTGCGCGTCACCCCAGATCGCCAGGAAGGCCGAGAATCCGCTGCGCACACCGCGATCGGCGAAGTTCGCGGCGAACCGGCCGGTCCTGTCCACGGCGGCGGCC comes from the Mycolicibacterium litorale genome and includes:
- a CDS encoding TetR/AcrR family transcriptional regulator; translated protein: MRRTSANRSEQEAAILKAAAEEVALVGVGRLSMDVIARQAGVSRSTLYRRYPSRDALVTELGRQTFDYAMARLQTVRVDAGPQEAAVAAFREGVRLLTGEPVMRRFLQLDGDFTATSGMFDEARVFLVSAATAMAKALRAAGARMPDGELLAVAEVHIRLAASLVQVSTPVLDVTDDDAVSRYARTYLAPLVR
- a CDS encoding nitroreductase/quinone reductase family protein, which produces MGIPEVDPTAGSPMLKVGARLLRPRPVRYLVRHIVPRIDPPLLRLSGGRVSSAMVTPELLLTSTGARTGEKRVTPLTYFTDGSRVIVVASNYGGRRHPAWYHNVKKQPRVTLTAGGYEGTFVGEEVTGPERDRLWELAKNWIPSYADYEKLTQGRTIPILAFTEVP
- a CDS encoding alpha/beta fold hydrolase; protein product: MNLAYDDRGSGIPVLFIAGRGGAGRTWHLHQVPEFVRNGYRAITFDNRGVGATENAEGFGVEQMVADTIALIEKLDAAPVRIVAVSMGSYIAQELMLARPELVRSAVLMATRGRHDRARQFFGQAEKELIAAGIDLPPRYDAKVRVLENFSPKTINDDRAIGDWLDMFTMWPTKHTPGLLAQGDVGPKDNRLPAYRSIRIPTLVIGFADDVLLPAHLGKEVADALPHGRYLEIADAGHLGFIEKPQEVNAAALKFFADIL
- a CDS encoding GlxA family transcriptional regulator, encoding MKSVLIVGFPGIQALDLVGPFEVFTGASRHLAAEGKDGYHVTIASVDGQPIHTGTGLALLAEPLPDPRTPRDTLVLPGGHGTRNAVTDTELMSWVREAASHTRRVVSVCTGAFLAAEAGLLDGCPATTHWAYADALAHRYPAVAVDPDPIFVRSSPKVWTAAGVTAGIDLALALVEDDHGTDTAQTVARWLVMYLRRPGGQTQFAAPVWMPRAKRAPIRAVQEAIETEPGGTHSVAELAQRAAMSPRHFTRVFTTEVGEAPGAYVERVRTEAARRQLEETDDTVTTIAARCGFGTAETMRRNFIRRLGVSPDQYRRTFA
- a CDS encoding DJ-1/PfpI family protein, coding for MPQIAIVLYPGFTALDFIGPYEVLRNLPDADVRFVWHEPGPVTADSGVLVVGATHSFDETPSPDVLLVPGGPTSTEHARDDTLLAWIRTAHATTTWTTSVCTGSVILAAAGVLDGKRATSHWMALSLLKPFGVTAVGDERVVRDGKVVTAAGVSAGIDLAMWLAAQIAGEPHAKVTQLILEYDPRPPFDSGHLSKASAATKAAATAALGKDTFVTHRQLGPSTLLLWNAALQAVRTRGRRVRSA
- a CDS encoding oxygenase MpaB family protein, which encodes MVAVVQPSTQDVPTAAAVRPKVMREFRKHSGSVLGGFFGAAAFDEVALVPVAAAVDRTGRFAANFADRGVRSGFSAFLAIWGDAQDRVAESDRLKMLHRDVRGQGSGDFADVRYSALDPKLWNWIAVSGIFLVLNSFTPCTGIVPTDAERDAAYLQLLDAFRGLELPGKNAKLPATYAEAAEYYDTMVRTELSANPFLRRVTADLTRLPLPTLLLPPPVRRALTPPWLLLRPIAGRVVKVCSFGILHPGIREMTGFDWQARHDREFELYTRLLQLAWRVLPDRLLLIPLARNRIEYEKLVHLHRSVALESFAPPPGCPAG